From the Leptospira biflexa serovar Patoc strain 'Patoc 1 (Paris)' genome, one window contains:
- a CDS encoding thioredoxin family protein, producing the protein MFRFSLLLISFLFGSILSADSNWGNSIQKGFETAKQEKKFIIVDVFADWCTYCMVLEKEIFPDPEVSRILDQFVRVRLDGEEFPNLRKKYNVEGYPTILFLDGEGNFVTKITGLATKEDILILSKRILQEPNLESFLKTEMRKDKENPNLHFRLGLLYFQSKEYTKAEEQFISSIQKSKQLPIVKENSYFNLNLIRSVNGPKELAVTSWKEFIQLYPNSKRLITAKLYYGISLKESGDFKHAKTILKEIQPKLESESDQLICKETLEQIEKGF; encoded by the coding sequence ATGTTTCGATTTAGTTTACTCCTCATCTCTTTCCTATTTGGTTCGATTCTTTCGGCTGACTCCAATTGGGGTAATTCCATCCAGAAGGGATTTGAAACCGCCAAACAAGAAAAAAAATTCATCATCGTCGATGTGTTTGCAGATTGGTGTACCTATTGTATGGTTTTGGAAAAAGAGATATTCCCTGATCCTGAGGTAAGTCGTATTTTAGACCAATTTGTACGTGTTAGATTAGATGGAGAAGAATTCCCCAATTTGCGGAAAAAATACAATGTAGAAGGTTATCCCACGATTCTGTTTTTAGATGGAGAGGGAAATTTTGTGACAAAAATCACAGGACTCGCAACGAAAGAAGATATATTGATCCTTTCCAAAAGAATCTTACAAGAACCAAATTTAGAATCTTTTTTGAAAACAGAGATGAGAAAGGATAAAGAAAACCCAAACTTACATTTTCGATTGGGTTTATTGTACTTTCAATCTAAAGAATATACAAAAGCAGAAGAACAATTCATCTCTTCCATTCAAAAGTCAAAACAACTCCCTATCGTGAAAGAAAATTCTTATTTTAATTTAAACCTAATTCGATCCGTCAATGGACCAAAAGAATTAGCAGTAACTTCTTGGAAAGAATTCATCCAACTTTATCCAAATTCAAAACGATTGATCACAGCTAAATTGTATTATGGAATCAGTTTGAAAGAAAGTGGCGACTTCAAACATGCAAAGACGATCTTAAAAGAAATCCAACCAAAACTAGAATCCGAATCAGACCAATTGATTTGTAAAGAAACCTTAGAACAAATCGAAAAAGGATTTTAA
- the hisE gene encoding phosphoribosyl-ATP diphosphatase: MEFLLKLEDLLRKRKEELPEKSYTAELFRDGVDRILKKIGEEAGEVIIAAKNPNEKELIHEIADLIFHLEVLMVEKGISLTTIAKELEKRHS, encoded by the coding sequence ATGGAATTTTTATTAAAATTAGAAGATTTACTCCGCAAACGAAAAGAGGAATTACCCGAAAAATCCTACACAGCGGAATTATTCCGAGATGGGGTAGACCGAATCCTAAAAAAAATTGGGGAAGAAGCGGGGGAAGTGATCATCGCCGCAAAAAATCCAAATGAAAAAGAACTCATCCATGAAATTGCAGATTTGATTTTCCATTTAGAAGTGTTAATGGTCGAAAAAGGAATTAGTTTAACTACCATCGCAAAAGAATTAGAAAAAAGACATAGTTAA
- the lpxK gene encoding tetraacyldisaccharide 4'-kinase, protein MKFFFILFYPLSLLYQFLFWVSQFKIKPFVLPHVLVISVGNVTMGGTGKTPFVQYLVRYFKAKNKKYAITILSRGYKAKLSKVGAILRDGLSPHLYGDEPSEHKELFPDVQVIIGKNRKESFLKHNQIHSKFHIVILDDGFQHKQIHRDFDIVLLDANGPFGNGQTIPLGFLREPISHLRRAHTIVFTKLTDQNKDKSIRAINILKQKQIPVPSYTSHFLANLVQIDLNTLKSNPVQLPVDQIRQTKVLDEDANDGYFLFTGVGNPKHVLETAESIIGKKINQHRFFPDHYEFEESVLGSIIGEVKQGTVLLTTEKDWVKVRTKKGFLEELKKRNIQIFVIKIEVVVNEKESFESMLAGLVSTYEAKNDLVSMN, encoded by the coding sequence ATGAAATTTTTTTTCATTCTATTTTACCCACTCTCTTTGTTGTACCAGTTTCTATTTTGGGTTTCACAATTTAAGATAAAACCCTTTGTTTTGCCCCATGTTTTAGTCATCAGTGTGGGTAATGTCACCATGGGTGGAACGGGGAAAACTCCTTTTGTGCAATATCTTGTTCGTTACTTTAAGGCAAAAAACAAAAAGTATGCGATCACTATTTTGTCACGTGGTTATAAAGCAAAATTGTCGAAAGTGGGTGCAATTCTTCGGGACGGACTTTCTCCACATCTGTATGGAGATGAACCAAGTGAACACAAAGAACTTTTTCCAGATGTGCAAGTCATCATCGGCAAAAATAGAAAAGAGAGTTTTTTAAAACACAATCAAATTCATTCTAAGTTTCATATTGTCATTTTGGATGATGGATTCCAACACAAACAAATCCATAGAGATTTTGATATTGTTCTATTGGATGCCAATGGGCCTTTTGGGAATGGGCAAACGATCCCTTTGGGATTTTTACGAGAACCAATCTCACATTTAAGAAGAGCGCATACAATTGTCTTCACAAAACTTACGGATCAAAATAAAGATAAATCGATACGTGCCATAAATATCTTAAAACAAAAACAGATTCCTGTTCCATCTTACACTTCGCATTTTTTGGCAAATCTTGTGCAAATCGATTTGAATACGCTCAAATCAAACCCGGTCCAATTACCAGTCGATCAAATTCGTCAAACTAAGGTTTTGGATGAAGATGCTAACGATGGTTATTTCCTGTTTACGGGTGTTGGAAATCCAAAACATGTATTGGAGACTGCAGAATCAATCATCGGAAAAAAAATAAATCAGCATCGATTTTTTCCTGACCATTATGAATTTGAAGAAAGTGTTTTAGGATCAATTATAGGAGAAGTGAAACAGGGAACAGTTCTATTGACGACAGAAAAAGACTGGGTGAAAGTTCGTACAAAAAAAGGATTTTTGGAAGAATTAAAAAAAAGAAACATTCAAATCTTTGTGATCAAAATTGAAGTGGTTGTGAATGAGAAAGAAAGTTTCGAATCTATGTTAGCTGGTCTCGTTTCCACATACGAAGCAAAAAACGATCTGGTTTCAATGAATTGA
- the flhF gene encoding flagellar biosynthesis protein FlhF, with the protein MDFVKIRGKDLQDCIMQMKMKYGPEAHLYDQRVITEGGLFGTGLMAQRMYEIDVGVPEKQNSKERIERKLKDLKELIKQKQRTESHPESGLVGVGIPSHSSHSVNLSNANTYTGRKKNIESVRPFSERKRRQTSAIYEIESFEERPVGLSLAEAKESFLESIPERTISPKEKHPHIQKLIDRLLREGFSESYLEEMAVTLEQRLSAVDLTRYANVTDKAVTYLEERIQVDSDLFSGTPRGKRKVVFFVGPTGSGKTTSIAKLAAKYSLHMGKKVSLYTTDNYRIAAIDQLKFYADAMGLPFYAAKDLRKWKETILRDGSELILVDTAGYSHRKSENLEKLQEFYEVFGEKDHIETILVLSSTVAKDNALAVTNAYESVGYKRILLTKLDEAEFLGSVVELADTIHREFAFLSVGQDVPFDILNATKKILAECVIFPEKLKGIAGEVFEKTV; encoded by the coding sequence ATGGATTTTGTGAAAATCCGAGGCAAAGACTTACAAGACTGCATCATGCAGATGAAAATGAAGTATGGCCCTGAGGCTCATTTGTATGACCAACGAGTGATCACCGAAGGGGGACTCTTTGGAACCGGTCTTATGGCACAACGCATGTATGAAATTGATGTGGGTGTTCCTGAAAAACAAAATTCCAAAGAAAGAATTGAACGAAAACTCAAAGACCTCAAAGAACTCATCAAACAAAAACAAAGGACAGAATCACATCCTGAATCTGGTCTCGTTGGAGTGGGAATCCCCTCACATTCTTCCCACTCGGTAAATCTTTCGAACGCAAATACTTACACGGGACGTAAAAAAAACATTGAATCGGTCCGTCCTTTTTCCGAACGAAAACGAAGACAAACTTCCGCTATTTACGAAATTGAATCCTTTGAAGAAAGGCCCGTGGGTTTATCTCTCGCCGAAGCGAAAGAATCCTTTCTTGAATCCATTCCCGAAAGAACAATCAGTCCCAAAGAAAAACACCCTCACATCCAAAAGCTCATCGATCGACTGTTACGTGAAGGATTTTCTGAATCGTATCTAGAAGAAATGGCAGTCACACTCGAACAAAGGTTATCTGCCGTGGATTTAACTCGTTATGCCAATGTGACCGACAAAGCGGTCACCTATTTAGAAGAACGGATCCAAGTGGACTCCGACCTTTTTAGTGGAACTCCTCGTGGAAAACGAAAGGTAGTTTTTTTTGTCGGGCCCACAGGTTCTGGCAAAACGACATCCATTGCGAAACTGGCAGCGAAATACAGTTTGCATATGGGGAAAAAAGTTTCTCTCTATACAACAGATAACTACCGCATTGCGGCCATTGACCAATTGAAATTTTATGCAGATGCGATGGGACTTCCTTTCTATGCAGCCAAAGACCTTCGCAAATGGAAAGAAACGATTCTACGTGATGGATCGGAACTCATCCTCGTTGATACCGCTGGATACTCACATCGTAAGTCAGAAAACTTGGAAAAACTTCAGGAATTCTACGAAGTCTTTGGGGAAAAGGATCATATTGAAACCATCTTAGTGCTTTCCTCCACGGTGGCAAAAGACAATGCCCTCGCAGTCACAAACGCGTATGAGTCGGTAGGTTATAAAAGAATTTTATTAACTAAGCTTGATGAAGCAGAATTTTTAGGTTCTGTCGTAGAATTAGCCGATACTATTCACAGGGAATTCGCATTCTTAAGTGTAGGGCAGGATGTTCCGTTTGATATCCTAAATGCCACCAAAAAAATCCTTGCCGAATGTGTAATTTTTCCTGAAAAATTGAAAGGGATAGCGGGCGAAGTCTTCGAGAAGACTGTGTAA
- the mnmD gene encoding tRNA (5-methylaminomethyl-2-thiouridine)(34)-methyltransferase MnmD, whose amino-acid sequence MRHNKFAKKGVRISFFPLVKRESVSLPSPFHHLGIWEVRSRSMDPMRTEAKIVLQEGVPVSLHYDDVYFSKEGGWEESKYVFLEGNRIPEAFSKKEISQIQIGELGFGTGLNFFVTLDHWQRINDPPSVHFVSLEGFPLPSEILHSLNLSFPGKPLWTEALQESYTEQRKRWNLDANDMIWKVQIPHQKSPNPQTTFTLTLYLGDVLECLELFPKIDFWYLDGFSPNKNPNMWSPETLSQIRIHSKKGTRFSTFTAAGFIRRNLESLGFFVQKQKGFGKKREMLTGVLL is encoded by the coding sequence ATGAGACATAATAAATTTGCCAAGAAGGGTGTCAGGATTTCCTTTTTCCCATTGGTTAAAAGAGAATCCGTTTCCCTCCCCTCTCCCTTTCACCATCTTGGTATCTGGGAAGTGAGATCACGATCAATGGATCCAATGCGAACCGAAGCCAAGATAGTATTGCAGGAAGGAGTCCCTGTCTCTTTGCACTATGATGATGTGTACTTTTCGAAGGAAGGCGGTTGGGAAGAATCAAAGTATGTGTTTCTGGAAGGAAACCGCATCCCAGAAGCCTTCTCAAAGAAGGAAATCAGCCAAATCCAGATTGGTGAACTTGGATTTGGGACGGGACTGAATTTCTTTGTGACCTTAGACCATTGGCAAAGGATCAATGACCCACCTTCGGTCCATTTCGTAAGCTTAGAAGGGTTCCCTTTACCGAGTGAAATATTACACTCCCTGAATCTTTCCTTTCCGGGGAAACCTTTATGGACGGAAGCTTTGCAAGAATCCTATACCGAACAAAGGAAACGTTGGAACTTGGATGCAAACGATATGATTTGGAAGGTCCAAATCCCCCACCAGAAATCCCCAAACCCCCAAACGACATTTACCCTAACTTTGTATTTAGGAGATGTATTGGAATGTTTGGAACTTTTTCCCAAGATCGACTTTTGGTATTTGGATGGATTTTCTCCGAATAAAAACCCAAATATGTGGTCACCTGAAACACTTTCACAAATCCGAATCCATTCTAAGAAAGGCACTCGGTTTTCTACCTTTACAGCAGCGGGATTCATTCGAAGGAATTTAGAATCATTGGGATTTTTTGTACAAAAACAAAAAGGGTTTGGGAAGAAGAGAGAAATGTTAACAGGAGTTCTACTGTAA
- the mnmC gene encoding FAD-dependent 5-carboxymethylaminomethyl-2-thiouridine(34) oxidoreductase MnmC — protein sequence MRTLEEKTAIVVGSGIAGASICYALSKQNINTILLESESAPAKHASGNPIGVVYPFLTKHKTAESEFSLIAYTHFLEVWERLGLENSVPHANGIHFLLETESNVDRYWHSLLSHQIPESIAKQSFEPNSQKKALYFPKGKALSPAILTKELIRLAHPTMKLQSTLVSWREKESDGKLICETNEEKFEVDFLFLAQGYQFTKDPFSNWIPMKQVRGQIVQIPSAFFQNQTSILYGDYLTAEINGERVLGASFDEFHLEIEPRINETITMWETLQSKLPILHNDWKTVDVSQFGTRVSYRTQSQDRHPVVGKLPNLSTLDTTVKYQNMFRKDHKPFQIPYYESVGILNGLGSRGLTHSLLAAEILVKSILNQTMDIPNNLINSLKPDRFLLRMWKRDQLT from the coding sequence ATGAGAACCCTTGAGGAAAAAACTGCCATTGTCGTAGGGAGCGGGATTGCAGGAGCAAGCATTTGTTATGCGCTTTCCAAACAAAATATCAATACCATTTTATTGGAATCGGAATCAGCACCAGCAAAACATGCTAGTGGAAATCCAATTGGTGTCGTGTATCCCTTTCTCACCAAACACAAAACTGCGGAATCAGAATTTTCGCTAATAGCATACACTCACTTTTTGGAAGTTTGGGAAAGATTGGGATTGGAAAATTCAGTTCCTCATGCCAATGGAATCCATTTTTTATTGGAAACAGAATCCAACGTAGACCGTTATTGGCACTCGCTCCTTTCCCATCAAATTCCCGAATCAATCGCCAAACAAAGTTTTGAGCCTAATTCCCAAAAAAAGGCTTTGTACTTCCCAAAAGGGAAAGCTCTCTCTCCCGCCATCCTTACAAAAGAACTGATTCGATTGGCACACCCTACAATGAAATTGCAATCCACATTAGTCTCCTGGAGAGAGAAAGAATCGGATGGTAAATTGATTTGCGAAACAAATGAAGAAAAGTTTGAAGTCGATTTTTTATTTTTGGCGCAAGGGTATCAATTTACGAAGGATCCGTTCTCAAATTGGATTCCGATGAAACAAGTTCGGGGGCAAATTGTACAAATTCCTTCAGCTTTTTTTCAAAACCAAACCTCTATTTTGTATGGAGATTACTTAACAGCCGAAATCAATGGGGAACGCGTATTAGGTGCAAGTTTCGATGAATTCCATCTAGAAATAGAACCTAGAATCAATGAAACCATAACCATGTGGGAAACTCTGCAATCAAAACTGCCAATCTTACATAACGATTGGAAAACTGTGGATGTGAGTCAGTTTGGAACTCGTGTGAGTTATCGGACACAGTCCCAAGATCGTCACCCAGTAGTGGGAAAACTTCCCAATCTTTCAACTTTAGATACTACTGTGAAATACCAAAATATGTTCCGAAAAGATCACAAACCATTCCAAATACCATATTATGAATCTGTCGGAATTTTAAATGGTTTAGGATCCAGAGGTCTCACACACTCTTTACTTGCAGCTGAAATTTTAGTGAAATCAATTTTAAATCAAACGATGGACATTCCAAACAATCTCATCAATTCATTGAAACCAGATCGTTTTTTGCTTCGTATGTGGAAACGAGACCAGCTAACATAG
- a CDS encoding ABC transporter ATP-binding protein, whose translation MLSVFIENLSKDYHGFTKPWKRILAGLSFGYFGIDSKFTAIQSLNLQVNPGEILGIIGRNGAGKSTLLKLITGVIQKDQGNLKVYGSVRALLELSVGFNPELSGEENVYFNGLVWGYKPSEIKMLADSIFEFAELKEFRSSPLKNYSSGMAMRLGFSLATAKRPDILIVDEALAVGDASFQQKCLKRIQEFSKLGTSILVVSHDLGLVSYFCTRVVLLEKGKLLFDGNPKETIEKYMHVLAGELPVSESYSSNAIQDLRVVLENEKGIQSNVFFIGSQVCLRLSFKTLTSIESATIGFHIDNDKGIRIFGTNTFHLGDTNRIFQNDKEYEVRFEFPIQFTAGKYSLGIAIHKGESHIEGSYFWKESILDFEVETGKIQKFVGICHIPTSFQIKQDRGTR comes from the coding sequence ATGCTTTCTGTATTCATCGAAAACCTTTCCAAGGACTATCATGGATTCACAAAACCTTGGAAACGAATTCTTGCTGGACTTAGTTTTGGTTACTTCGGCATTGATTCAAAGTTTACAGCAATCCAATCCTTAAATTTGCAAGTAAATCCTGGTGAAATTCTTGGGATCATCGGAAGGAATGGAGCTGGGAAATCCACATTATTAAAACTCATCACTGGTGTGATCCAAAAGGACCAAGGTAACTTAAAAGTATATGGATCCGTCCGTGCACTGTTAGAACTCAGTGTGGGATTCAATCCCGAACTTTCTGGAGAAGAGAATGTTTATTTTAATGGGCTTGTTTGGGGTTACAAACCGTCTGAAATCAAGATGCTTGCAGATTCTATTTTTGAATTTGCAGAATTAAAAGAATTTCGATCCTCTCCTTTAAAAAATTATAGTTCGGGAATGGCGATGCGACTTGGGTTTAGTTTGGCGACAGCAAAACGGCCTGATATCCTCATTGTGGATGAAGCATTGGCAGTCGGTGATGCTAGTTTCCAACAAAAATGCCTGAAACGAATCCAAGAATTTTCAAAACTAGGTACTTCGATTTTAGTTGTCAGTCATGATTTAGGACTTGTTTCTTATTTTTGTACAAGGGTTGTTTTGTTGGAAAAAGGAAAACTCCTTTTTGATGGGAACCCAAAAGAGACGATTGAAAAATACATGCATGTGTTAGCTGGTGAACTCCCTGTATCAGAATCGTATTCATCGAATGCCATACAAGATCTACGTGTGGTTTTAGAAAATGAAAAGGGAATCCAATCCAATGTCTTTTTTATCGGCAGTCAAGTATGTCTGAGACTTTCATTCAAAACACTAACTTCAATCGAATCAGCCACCATTGGCTTTCATATCGATAATGATAAAGGGATTCGTATTTTTGGTACCAATACCTTCCATTTAGGTGATACGAATCGAATCTTCCAAAACGACAAGGAATATGAAGTGAGATTTGAATTCCCCATTCAATTTACTGCGGGAAAGTATAGTCTCGGAATCGCCATCCACAAGGGTGAATCCCATATCGAAGGGAGTTATTTTTGGAAGGAATCGATTTTAGATTTTGAAGTAGAGACTGGCAAAATTCAAAAATTTGTAGGGATTTGTCATATTCCCACAAGCTTTCAGATCAAGCAAGATCGAGGCACACGTTAG
- a CDS encoding UDP-glucose dehydrogenase family protein, with product MKVCVVGTGYVGLVAGTCFAEYGNDVICIDKDEKKISDLKKGIIPIYEPGLTELVERNYKEGRLKFSTSLKDGVESSEFVFIAVGTPTSDNGSADLRFVFAVAEEVGKTMNGYKIIVDKSTVPVGTADKVKEILSKNTKHPFDVVSNPEFLKEGAAIDDFMRPERVVIGAESELAAKKMSELYSPFVLNGNPIITMSIRSAELTKYACNAFLATKISFVNEIANLCDALGANYDDVRKGMGTDSRIGRQFLYAGIGYGGSCFPKDVRALLRTAEEVNAPMHIIQSVEDVNEKQKTRLTDKIFEHFKSTDMKGKTFGIWGLSFKPGTDDMREAPSIPLIYELHKNGAKIQVFDPAAMETSKYYFDGKVEYKKDAYATLEGADAMLLLTEWREFREPDFQKIKSLLKSPLIFDGRNQYKPNLMQEIGFTYYSIGNR from the coding sequence ATGAAAGTTTGTGTGGTCGGAACCGGATATGTGGGCCTTGTTGCAGGTACTTGTTTTGCTGAGTATGGCAATGATGTGATTTGTATTGATAAAGATGAAAAAAAGATCAGTGACCTTAAAAAAGGGATCATCCCAATTTATGAGCCGGGTTTAACCGAACTCGTAGAACGCAATTATAAAGAAGGACGACTCAAATTTTCCACATCGTTAAAAGATGGTGTTGAATCATCGGAGTTTGTTTTTATCGCTGTTGGGACACCCACATCTGACAACGGTTCGGCGGACTTACGTTTTGTTTTTGCCGTTGCGGAAGAAGTTGGAAAAACAATGAATGGTTACAAAATCATCGTCGATAAGTCCACGGTTCCCGTAGGCACGGCAGATAAAGTAAAAGAAATTCTATCCAAAAACACAAAACACCCATTTGACGTAGTCTCCAATCCAGAATTTTTAAAAGAAGGGGCGGCGATCGATGACTTTATGCGACCTGAACGAGTTGTGATCGGAGCAGAATCGGAATTGGCTGCCAAAAAAATGAGCGAACTTTATTCCCCTTTTGTCCTCAACGGAAATCCGATCATCACTATGAGCATTCGTTCCGCAGAACTCACAAAGTATGCCTGTAACGCCTTCCTTGCCACAAAAATCTCCTTTGTGAATGAAATAGCCAACTTATGTGATGCCTTAGGTGCCAATTATGATGACGTTCGCAAAGGGATGGGAACCGATTCAAGGATTGGTAGACAATTTTTATATGCAGGGATTGGATACGGTGGATCCTGTTTTCCTAAAGATGTGAGAGCACTTTTAAGAACCGCAGAAGAAGTGAACGCTCCCATGCACATCATCCAGTCTGTTGAAGACGTGAATGAAAAACAAAAAACTCGTCTAACAGATAAAATTTTCGAACACTTTAAATCAACCGATATGAAAGGGAAAACCTTTGGAATTTGGGGACTTTCCTTCAAACCTGGAACAGATGATATGCGAGAAGCCCCGTCCATCCCTCTGATCTATGAACTCCATAAAAATGGTGCGAAAATTCAAGTATTTGATCCTGCCGCGATGGAAACGTCTAAGTATTATTTTGATGGGAAAGTCGAATACAAAAAAGACGCATATGCAACGTTAGAAGGTGCAGATGCCATGTTGTTGTTAACCGAATGGCGTGAATTCCGCGAGCCCGATTTTCAAAAAATCAAGTCGTTACTGAAGTCTCCTCTGATTTTTGATGGAAGGAACCAATACAAACCAAATTTGATGCAAGAAATTGGGTTTACTTACTATTCGATCGGGAATCGGTAA